TCGGGAACAGCCTGAAAACCACGCCTCCAGGATACTAAATGGATTAAGACATGAGCCTTTCCAAAAGGCCATTCCCAGAAGGTGGAGAATCAGCAGAGCCCTCAACAGCTGGCCACAGACTTTCAGCATCGGCTTGGGAGCTTCAAAGATGTCATTGAAAGAGATACATATTCTATACAGAATGTTAGGAGGAGGACTATTTTCACTGCCCTGTGTGACCACTGATTCTTAGACACTGAAGTGCTTTTTTTGCAGTCTTTGGGCTTCCGCTAGACTCCTGCCTGATGTAGACAGATTCATCCGCTATTTATAAATCATGGTGATTTCTCCCTCTGGTGGCAGGTTTTAAACAGAAGTGCTGCTTGGTTTACCTTTCAGTACACTTAGAAAGACCGTTATTGCTCTTGACTATCTAAGCATGCAACCAATGACCTTCAGGGGGCATGATTCCAAAGCCATGTGTCTCATGAGGTCAACCCACAACCCGTGGGCTGCACAAGGTCTGCAGCTCGCAGccaagctcaatccagacaagacagaggcctTGTTAGTAAGTGGCTCTTCTGTCCGAGTGAGtggtgctgtcctcctttccatatggtcaccctatatttgtgTTTACTTTGCATCAACTTACAGTAGCTATGAAGAAGAACGGGCCTTGATCCAGGGTCAGTCTTTTCCCTTAATTACAAGATAATCCCTTGGCCTGCAAACTACTTTATACCATGCGAAAGAATCAGATTTGACTGTAAAAGAGGAGCGCAGAATCTCAGGGACAgcggagtcatagaatcatagaatagtagagttggaaggggcccataaggccactgagtccaaccccctgctcaatgcaggaatctaccttaaagtatacctgggagatggctgtccaactgcctcttgaatgcctctggtgtgggagagcccatgacctccctaggtcattggttcctttgtcatactgctctaacagtcaggaagtttttcctgatgtccagccagattctagcttcctgtaacttgagcccattattctgtgtcctgcactctgggatgatcaggaagagatcctggccctcctttgtgacacaacctttcaagtacttttagagtgctatcatgtctcccctcaatcacctcaaggctaaacatgcccagttctttcagtctcatctcatagggctttgtttccagacccctgatcatcctcattgccctcatctgaacacactctagcttgtctgcatccttctggaagtgtgctgcccagaaatggacacagtactcaaatgaggcctaaccaatgccaaatagaggggaaccagtacctcgtgtgatttggaagctatacttctattaatgcagccccaaatagcatttgctttttttgcagccacatcacactgttggctgatattcagcttgtgatctacaacaattccaaaatccttctagCTTGTAGAATCCAGATCCAGCCCTCCTTGGGTCCCCTACCACAgttccccaaaacacacacctcaTTCCCCTAGTCCatccctctccacccccctcaCCAATCCTTTGGTGTTTTCCCTGCCTTTGTGCAGGTTTTTTCCTCATTCAAAATGGTTGTAatgtctctcctaaagcttaggtAACAGCAGAAAGAATTTTACACTAAAACAgaggtccccaacatggtgcctgtaaGCCCTCCCCAcaaattttcctttttttctgatgttagtattccccccccccgcatctttAATGCACTTACACGgattttgtatgaaatgcatacaatgtTCTAGCATTGTACATTATTACATCAAACAAAAGCagatcaaatatccaaataagcatccatttgaaggtggcatctatattCCACcccttcaaatattgaaagtgttgtaaggtcctcaatccgtTACATTATAGGAGGTCAGGGCTTATCCTTCCGGTGTTGAAATATCAGTCTTTTaactgtcaaaagggtgcagagaatccatttacattgaCCAGTTGTTAATTGCTATGCAGCAGGTAAATCACTGAAAAGAGCATAGCATGtaaatcagtgaatattaaagactgttctagTACAACAATTATCTTTGTAATAACACCCCCTAACCCAAAAAAGAAGCAATTACTGGACGTTGCCAAAACTTAtgtttaaagaagcattagatttGTTGCACCGCCAGCAATTAGCCACATCAGATGATCTCTTACGAAAGAGACATTGCTGTGTCCAATAGAGATGAAACAAAAGTTTTGGCTAAATAAGGCACAGCCTAAGATCCCTAGATGTAATAGGTAGATGCCAAAGGAATGATTAACTACTTTGTGGTGGTGCCCGCAGCAGtttcttaaattcccaaatgtggccaccagtccaaaaaggttgggaaccccTCCGCTAAAATATTCTGATATTATTGGTATGttgggccccaccccctttgctttggccatgcccatcactggaatgcagaccctgagagctttctccaaaatggaatttgacctttggtagggtgaccatatgaaaaggaggacagggctcctgtatctttaacagttgtattgaaaaggaaatttcagcaagtgtcatttgtatatatggggaacctggtgaaatttcctcttcatcacaaaagttaaagctgcaggtgccctgccctcttttaaatctggtcactctagtatagctcccgaacctttaactgttgtgatgaagattgaatttcatcaggttctccatatatacaaatgacacctgctgaaattcccttttctatgcaactgttaaagatacaggagccctgtcctccttttcatgtggtcacccaacCTTTGGGGTGTAAAAGAAGTAAATGTTGCTTGGCAGAAGCCTGTATGTTTATAAATATTTAGCAGATCCTAACGGCTCCTAAAAGACTTTCCACCAAAGAGATACAGAAGCAAGAACTTattcttcaaacacacacacacatgcacaaccaCATGCCTCCTATTGTTTTATATAGATCTCATTTCTTCTGGACATTGGCTAGATCAACCACCTTCAAAGTTGTGCCTTGCAAAAGTGTTGGTCTTcaaccccatcagccccagtataACCAATAGTCAGGAAAGCAGAGAATGGtaattcaaaatatctggagggcatctggttgggaaaggctgcactagATCAAAAACAGACTGGAGAATTAAAGAGTGCAACCTTACGGTATCAGGAAAAATAGGAAGAATGTGATGATACAAAGCATGGAAAGGTTGTCTAAAAGTACAGTAACGCCTGCCCCCGTGCACAAATCATCTAACACTTGGCTTTCCACTTCATCGGTTGTTCTAGCCTCTCCTCCTTCAGGGCGGGAGTACAGTCTGTACCTCTCTGTGCAAATTTCATGTACCATTCGGGACCCGACCCGGGTCTCCATCTCATCGACCATTTGATTCCCTTTGGGCTTGATGTGCCCTCGCATTGTGGCGTTCACACAATCTCTCACAAAGTCGACGAACGGAACAGGGTCGCTGTCGATCGGCTCATAAGTGTGGTCAGTAAAACGTTGCCGGTTTCCACTCCACCACCGTTCCTCATCGCAGTTGGGAAAATGAGGATAAAAAGGCAAGTTGGGCACAGTGGTGGTTGAGTAGTCGTCATAATCGTTTACCGCAGCATCACCTGCAAGACCTTCTTCTGCCAGTTCCATCATGTTGAGATTGAGCAGCCTAGACCTCCCTGGCCTGTCTTCATACTCGTCCAAGTTGTCACCTTCTCCATCATTAGGGTATTGTGGGTAACTGGGATGGTGCGAGAGGTAGCCACCGTTGAATTGGACAGAGCCAGAATGTGGTGGATAGCCAGGGTGAAGTTGGCTTCCTCCATTCCAGCTGCTACCACTGGGTTTGGGCTTCGTTTCAGAAAGGGAAACATCAGTCTGGAGTAAGATCAATAGAATTGCTGTCCAGACGGTCACCAAGAACTTTCCCATGATGGCTATTCTGCAAACCAAAATGAAGATGGAATACTGTTAAATAAAGAATAGTCTGATGTTTACATGGGGGGAAAGGTTCTTCaataccagggatggggaattggTATCTGAAgtggcagcagggggtggggaaccccccaaaaaacctcttaggaaggagaaaggagctgtgctacaaccctgcCAACAGTGAGTTCTATCTATGAGAAACttcagagaatttctcctccacTTGGAGtaattcggtgaaattgtccccctccccaaatttctcTGGTGACAAATActctggagaattttgagaagcgCACAGCTGTAATCTGAACCTTGGAAAAGCAAACACTTACAAACACATCATGCACCTCCTAGTGTGGAGTCCATAACTGCCCTTGAATTCAGGCACCCAGCCCGTCTTTTGATCATGGGACTCAAAGCAGCCAGACTCCCCATCACGCAGCTCCAAGATTAGCCGGGGTAGAGCATTCTttatcataggcgtgcgcaaggagtgtgctgggtgtgcccaggcacaccctaatgtctgaaACAATAAGTATCCCCTCGATTCTCctctcacctgcaatggccctcccatagTCAGGCAAGCTAAACActtagtagggcatcagtgtccacagtgtttaataaataaatgaattttaaaaatgtcctttatgaatgagtattcaataaatgttcaccttttaaaaaaaatgttccatgggtgcacactagggatgtgctccgcttccaatcggaccggcgaattagaagcggagcggggtgctttgcctccccttaaggcggaggcgaagagcattggggggccagcggagcatggcgaagaggatcgaggtgaaggcggatccttcgcctcgatccagagctccgccggaaaggtaaatgGGGTTTACCGACAGTTATTTACTGTcacatgcggcgacagcggcagggcccggtaaccccccctcctctcccttacctgactccgtccgcggtccctcggcttcttcaattgagcccgtggttcaaccaggaagtctaggctgcacttgcggcccagacttcctggctgaaccgcgggctcaattgaagaagccgacggaccgcggatggaggcaggtaaggcccccctcccccttggtcccttactgggctctgccgtcgtcgctgcacgggcggtgacagtggcagggcccggtaacaaccccccccccgccctcctctcctggccttacctggcaccactcccctccactgcggagttccgattcagagccggagctctgcggcgaagaggagcggagtatgggcggagcagcgcggagcggagcgggccgatccaaaatttttggatcggcccgcggggcggagcggggggtccgtgcacactcctagtgcacaccctaatgaaatgtgttgtgcgCGCCTATGTTCCTCGTGATCCTTCTTAGCAGTCTCCCTCTCCTACTTTGGTGCCTAAGCCACACTTCCAGGCCAGGAGCCCCTTTCCCCTCTTTCGCTTGAAGCAGCTCACTGCCTTGTATTTCCAGAGAGATCCATTCCCTTGTATACCCAGATAGAGCTTCACACCCTAAGAAACACCGATTGTTGCATTTTGCCCACAGCCATTTCAGCATGATTGCCCATCCATACGGGAAGCCTGCTTGCTTGTCACATGGGGTGTGCGGCGGGACCTCCACTGGGTGGCAAAGCCACTTTTGTGAGGCTGGATGGCCTTCCATCATGGACCAATGGAGCAGTTGGGGCTGTGGACTTGAGGTTCATTGGGGCTTTGGGTAGGCAAGGAGGGAGcctgggacatttatttatttttatttatttacaatatgtacataccactccccatccaaaagagtc
This DNA window, taken from Elgaria multicarinata webbii isolate HBS135686 ecotype San Diego chromosome 12, rElgMul1.1.pri, whole genome shotgun sequence, encodes the following:
- the LOC134407267 gene encoding major prion protein homolog, with amino-acid sequence MGKFLVTVWTAILLILLQTDVSLSETKPKPSGSSWNGGSQLHPGYPPHSGSVQFNGGYLSHHPSYPQYPNDGEGDNLDEYEDRPGRSRLLNLNMMELAEEGLAGDAAVNDYDDYSTTTVPNLPFYPHFPNCDEERWWSGNRQRFTDHTYEPIDSDPVPFVDFVRDCVNATMRGHIKPKGNQMVDEMETRVGSRMVHEICTERYRLYSRPEGGEARTTDEVESQVLDDLCTGAGVTVLLDNLSMLCIITFFLFFLIP